The following proteins come from a genomic window of Pocillopora verrucosa isolate sample1 chromosome 6, ASM3666991v2, whole genome shotgun sequence:
- the LOC131771047 gene encoding elongation factor G, mitochondrial isoform X2, with translation MIQSYSKIGLTLMQVPMNCLLKVKARFFASEATDVSKIRNIGISAHIDSGKTTLTERLLFYTGRISQMHEVRGKDNVGATMDSMDLERQRGITIQSAATYVNWKDTNINIIDTPGHVDFTVEVERALRVLDGAILVLCAVGGVQSQTLTVNRQMKRYNVPCIAFINKLDRMGANPARVLSQIRAKLQHTAAFTQLPIGLESEVKGVIDLVRWKAYYFEGNHGSEVVEGVIPEDMVNECTTRRQELIETVANVDDTLAEMFLEEIPPTEEQLIAAIRRATIRRCFTPVFVGSALKNKGVQPLLDGVVDYLPEPFEVTNFALDAENAGEQVEMSSERSSSHPFVGLAFKLEAGRYGQLTYLRVYQGLLKRGAYIVNTRTGKRLKVPRIVRMHSDTMEDVQEAGAGDICALFGVECASGDTFTVEGAKSLSMEPIFVPDPVISLAVEAKNKNDLAQFSKALSRFSREDPTFRVSFDDESKETIISGMGELHLDIYTERMRTEFNCPVISGKPKVAFRETISGKATFEYLHKKQTGGAGQYGRVIGRIEPMPQESLTELEFVDETVGMNIPKNFIPSIEKGFLEICERGLLTGHKLAGIRFVLEDGAAHGVDSSDLAFRLAAMGAMREAFPNASPLILEPIMSVEVNIPQEFQGVVISGLNRRHGAITGTDAAEGYVTIYAEVPLNDMFGYSTDLRSQTQGKGEFTMEYCKYLPASQQVQAELIEKFNVERLKKAKR, from the exons atgatccagtcatattccaagattggcctcaCTTTAATGCAG gTGCCAATGAATTGCCTTCTCAAG GTGAAGGCTCGGTTTTTTGCCTCTGAAGCGACG GATGTGTCAAAAATCAGAAATATTGGTATATCTGCCCATATTGACTCTGGAAAAACCACACTCACAGAGAGACTTTTGTTTTATACTGGAAGAATCAGTCAAATGCATGAG GTGCGAGGTAAGGACAATGTAGGAGCCACTATGGATTCCATGGATCTGGAACGACAGCGAGGAATAACCATACAG TCTGCAGCAACATATGTCAATTGGAAAGATACAAACATTAACATTATTGACACACCAG GACACGTGGATTTTACAGTAGAAGTGGAAAGAGCCCTGAGGGTTCTTGATGGTGCCATCCTGGTGTTATGTGCTGTTGGAGGGGTGCAG AGCCAGACGTTGACAGTAAATCGTCAAATGAAGCGTTACAATGTACCCTGTATTGCCTTTATCAATAAACTTGACAG aatggGAGCAAATCCAGCCAGAGTTTTAAGTCAAATTAG AGCAAAGTTACAACACACTGCAGCCTTCACCCAGTTGCCAATTGGTTTGGAATCTGAGGTAAAAGGAGTCATCGACCTTGTGCGATGGAAGGCTTATTACTTTGAGGGAAATCATGG GTCTGAAGTGGTAGAAGGTGTGATCCCTGAAGACATGGTCAATGAGTGTACAACAAGAAGACAGGAGCTGATAG AAACTGTGGCTAATGTGGATGACACTCTTGCGGAGATGTTTCTGGAAGAAATACCACCAACAGAGGAACAATTAATT GCTGCCATTCGCCGAGCGACCATAAGGAGATGCTTCACTCCAGTTTTTGTTGGGTCTGCACTGAAGAACAAGGGGGTCCAG CCTCTCCTTGATGGTGTTGTGGATTACCTGCCTGAACCTTTTGAGGTGACAAATTTTGCCTTGGATGCTGAAAA TGCTGGGGAACAAGTGGAGATGAGCAGTGAACGGAGCTCTTCTCATCCCTTCGTAGGCCTGGCTTTCAAGCTCGAG GCCGGAAGGTACGGTCAGCTGACTTACCTCAGAGTGTACCAAGGCTTGTTAAAGCGAGGGGCTTATATCGTAAATACTCGGACCGGGAAACGTCTTAAGGTGCCAAGGATCGTCCGAATGCATTCGGACACTATGGAG GATGTTCAAGAGGCTGGTGCTGGCGATATATGTGCCTTATTTGGAGTGGAATGTGCATCTGGGGACACTTTTACTGTAGAAGGAGCCAAATCACTCTCTATG GAACCAATTTTTGTTCCTGATCCAGTTATTTCGCTCGCTGTAGAGGCAAAGAACAAG AATGATTTAGCTCAGTTCTCCAAAGCTCTTAGTCGATTCTCTCGTGAAGATCCAACATTCAGAGTGAGTTTCGACGATGAAAGCAAGGAG ACTATCATTTCTGGAATGGGAGAGCTTCATTTGGACATATACACCGAG agaATGCGAACAGAGTTTAACTGTCCTGTAATATCCGGTAAACCCAAGGTAGCCTTCAGAGAAACAATAAGCGGAAAGGCCAC GTTTGAGTATCTTCATAAAAAGCAGACAGGAGGAGCTGGCCAATATGGCCGAGTCATCGGCAGAATCGAG CCTATGCCACAAGAATCCCTCACAGAGCTCGAATTTGTCGATGAAACTGTGGGCATGAACATCCCCAAGAATTTTATTCCCTCTATAGAAAAG GGTTTCCTAGAAATTTGCGAGCGTGGCCTTCTCACAGGGCATAAGCTGGCTGGAATTCGTTTTGTCCTTGAAGATG GAGCGGCTCACGGAGTGGATTCCAGTGACCTCGCTTTCAGACTTGCAGCCATGGGAGCCATGAGAGAAG CGTTTCCTAATGCTTCTCCTCTGATTCTGGAGCCAATCATGTCAGTGGAGGTGAATATTCCCCAGGAATTCCAA GGAGTGGTGATTTCAGGCCTTAACCGTCGACACGGTGCAATCACTGGCACAGATGCGGCGGAAGGTTATGTTACAATTTATGCCGAG GTTCCACTAAACGACATGTTCGGTTACTCCACCGATTTACGGTCGCAAACACAG GGAAAAGGTGAATTCACAATGGAATACTGTAAATACTTGCCCGCCTCACAACAAGTACAAGCGGAGCTGATAGAAAAATTTAACGTGGAGAGACTCAAGAAAGCCAAAAGATAG
- the LOC131771047 gene encoding elongation factor G, mitochondrial isoform X4 gives MGLATLLTQRSGLRLLSRNVKARFFASEATDVSKIRNIGISAHIDSGKTTLTERLLFYTGRISQMHEVRGKDNVGATMDSMDLERQRGITIQSAATYVNWKDTNINIIDTPGHVDFTVEVERALRVLDGAILVLCAVGGVQSQTLTVNRQMKRYNVPCIAFINKLDRMGANPARVLSQIRAKLQHTAAFTQLPIGLESEVKGVIDLVRWKAYYFEGNHGSEVVEGVIPEDMVNECTTRRQELIETVANVDDTLAEMFLEEIPPTEEQLIAAIRRATIRRCFTPVFVGSALKNKGVQPLLDGVVDYLPEPFEVTNFALDAENAGEQVEMSSERSSSHPFVGLAFKLEAGRYGQLTYLRVYQGLLKRGAYIVNTRTGKRLKVPRIVRMHSDTMEDVQEAGAGDICALFGVECASGDTFTVEGAKSLSMEPIFVPDPVISLAVEAKNKNDLAQFSKALSRFSREDPTFRVSFDDESKETIISGMGELHLDIYTERMRTEFNCPVISGKPKVAFRETISGKATFEYLHKKQTGGAGQYGRVIGRIEPMPQESLTELEFVDETVGMNIPKNFIPSIEKGFLEICERGLLTGHKLAGIRFVLEDGAAHGVDSSDLAFRLAAMGAMREAFPNASPLILEPIMSVEVNIPQEFQGVVISGLNRRHGAITGTDAAEGYVTIYAEVPLNDMFGYSTDLRSQTQGKGEFTMEYCKYLPASQQVQAELIEKFNVERLKKAKR, from the exons ATGGGTTTAGCGACACTGTTGACCCAGCGATCTGGACTTCGTCTTCTTTCTCGTAAT GTGAAGGCTCGGTTTTTTGCCTCTGAAGCGACG GATGTGTCAAAAATCAGAAATATTGGTATATCTGCCCATATTGACTCTGGAAAAACCACACTCACAGAGAGACTTTTGTTTTATACTGGAAGAATCAGTCAAATGCATGAG GTGCGAGGTAAGGACAATGTAGGAGCCACTATGGATTCCATGGATCTGGAACGACAGCGAGGAATAACCATACAG TCTGCAGCAACATATGTCAATTGGAAAGATACAAACATTAACATTATTGACACACCAG GACACGTGGATTTTACAGTAGAAGTGGAAAGAGCCCTGAGGGTTCTTGATGGTGCCATCCTGGTGTTATGTGCTGTTGGAGGGGTGCAG AGCCAGACGTTGACAGTAAATCGTCAAATGAAGCGTTACAATGTACCCTGTATTGCCTTTATCAATAAACTTGACAG aatggGAGCAAATCCAGCCAGAGTTTTAAGTCAAATTAG AGCAAAGTTACAACACACTGCAGCCTTCACCCAGTTGCCAATTGGTTTGGAATCTGAGGTAAAAGGAGTCATCGACCTTGTGCGATGGAAGGCTTATTACTTTGAGGGAAATCATGG GTCTGAAGTGGTAGAAGGTGTGATCCCTGAAGACATGGTCAATGAGTGTACAACAAGAAGACAGGAGCTGATAG AAACTGTGGCTAATGTGGATGACACTCTTGCGGAGATGTTTCTGGAAGAAATACCACCAACAGAGGAACAATTAATT GCTGCCATTCGCCGAGCGACCATAAGGAGATGCTTCACTCCAGTTTTTGTTGGGTCTGCACTGAAGAACAAGGGGGTCCAG CCTCTCCTTGATGGTGTTGTGGATTACCTGCCTGAACCTTTTGAGGTGACAAATTTTGCCTTGGATGCTGAAAA TGCTGGGGAACAAGTGGAGATGAGCAGTGAACGGAGCTCTTCTCATCCCTTCGTAGGCCTGGCTTTCAAGCTCGAG GCCGGAAGGTACGGTCAGCTGACTTACCTCAGAGTGTACCAAGGCTTGTTAAAGCGAGGGGCTTATATCGTAAATACTCGGACCGGGAAACGTCTTAAGGTGCCAAGGATCGTCCGAATGCATTCGGACACTATGGAG GATGTTCAAGAGGCTGGTGCTGGCGATATATGTGCCTTATTTGGAGTGGAATGTGCATCTGGGGACACTTTTACTGTAGAAGGAGCCAAATCACTCTCTATG GAACCAATTTTTGTTCCTGATCCAGTTATTTCGCTCGCTGTAGAGGCAAAGAACAAG AATGATTTAGCTCAGTTCTCCAAAGCTCTTAGTCGATTCTCTCGTGAAGATCCAACATTCAGAGTGAGTTTCGACGATGAAAGCAAGGAG ACTATCATTTCTGGAATGGGAGAGCTTCATTTGGACATATACACCGAG agaATGCGAACAGAGTTTAACTGTCCTGTAATATCCGGTAAACCCAAGGTAGCCTTCAGAGAAACAATAAGCGGAAAGGCCAC GTTTGAGTATCTTCATAAAAAGCAGACAGGAGGAGCTGGCCAATATGGCCGAGTCATCGGCAGAATCGAG CCTATGCCACAAGAATCCCTCACAGAGCTCGAATTTGTCGATGAAACTGTGGGCATGAACATCCCCAAGAATTTTATTCCCTCTATAGAAAAG GGTTTCCTAGAAATTTGCGAGCGTGGCCTTCTCACAGGGCATAAGCTGGCTGGAATTCGTTTTGTCCTTGAAGATG GAGCGGCTCACGGAGTGGATTCCAGTGACCTCGCTTTCAGACTTGCAGCCATGGGAGCCATGAGAGAAG CGTTTCCTAATGCTTCTCCTCTGATTCTGGAGCCAATCATGTCAGTGGAGGTGAATATTCCCCAGGAATTCCAA GGAGTGGTGATTTCAGGCCTTAACCGTCGACACGGTGCAATCACTGGCACAGATGCGGCGGAAGGTTATGTTACAATTTATGCCGAG GTTCCACTAAACGACATGTTCGGTTACTCCACCGATTTACGGTCGCAAACACAG GGAAAAGGTGAATTCACAATGGAATACTGTAAATACTTGCCCGCCTCACAACAAGTACAAGCGGAGCTGATAGAAAAATTTAACGTGGAGAGACTCAAGAAAGCCAAAAGATAG
- the LOC131771047 gene encoding elongation factor G, mitochondrial isoform X3, which translates to MGLATLLTQRSGLRLLSRNVKARFFASEATKDVSKIRNIGISAHIDSGKTTLTERLLFYTGRISQMHEVRGKDNVGATMDSMDLERQRGITIQSAATYVNWKDTNINIIDTPGHVDFTVEVERALRVLDGAILVLCAVGGVQSQTLTVNRQMKRYNVPCIAFINKLDRMGANPARVLSQIRAKLQHTAAFTQLPIGLESEVKGVIDLVRWKAYYFEGNHGSEVVEGVIPEDMVNECTTRRQELIETVANVDDTLAEMFLEEIPPTEEQLIAAIRRATIRRCFTPVFVGSALKNKGVQPLLDGVVDYLPEPFEVTNFALDAENAGEQVEMSSERSSSHPFVGLAFKLEAGRYGQLTYLRVYQGLLKRGAYIVNTRTGKRLKVPRIVRMHSDTMEDVQEAGAGDICALFGVECASGDTFTVEGAKSLSMEPIFVPDPVISLAVEAKNKNDLAQFSKALSRFSREDPTFRVSFDDESKETIISGMGELHLDIYTERMRTEFNCPVISGKPKVAFRETISGKATFEYLHKKQTGGAGQYGRVIGRIEPMPQESLTELEFVDETVGMNIPKNFIPSIEKGFLEICERGLLTGHKLAGIRFVLEDGAAHGVDSSDLAFRLAAMGAMREAFPNASPLILEPIMSVEVNIPQEFQGVVISGLNRRHGAITGTDAAEGYVTIYAEVPLNDMFGYSTDLRSQTQGKGEFTMEYCKYLPASQQVQAELIEKFNVERLKKAKR; encoded by the exons ATGGGTTTAGCGACACTGTTGACCCAGCGATCTGGACTTCGTCTTCTTTCTCGTAAT GTGAAGGCTCGGTTTTTTGCCTCTGAAGCGACG AAGGATGTGTCAAAAATCAGAAATATTGGTATATCTGCCCATATTGACTCTGGAAAAACCACACTCACAGAGAGACTTTTGTTTTATACTGGAAGAATCAGTCAAATGCATGAG GTGCGAGGTAAGGACAATGTAGGAGCCACTATGGATTCCATGGATCTGGAACGACAGCGAGGAATAACCATACAG TCTGCAGCAACATATGTCAATTGGAAAGATACAAACATTAACATTATTGACACACCAG GACACGTGGATTTTACAGTAGAAGTGGAAAGAGCCCTGAGGGTTCTTGATGGTGCCATCCTGGTGTTATGTGCTGTTGGAGGGGTGCAG AGCCAGACGTTGACAGTAAATCGTCAAATGAAGCGTTACAATGTACCCTGTATTGCCTTTATCAATAAACTTGACAG aatggGAGCAAATCCAGCCAGAGTTTTAAGTCAAATTAG AGCAAAGTTACAACACACTGCAGCCTTCACCCAGTTGCCAATTGGTTTGGAATCTGAGGTAAAAGGAGTCATCGACCTTGTGCGATGGAAGGCTTATTACTTTGAGGGAAATCATGG GTCTGAAGTGGTAGAAGGTGTGATCCCTGAAGACATGGTCAATGAGTGTACAACAAGAAGACAGGAGCTGATAG AAACTGTGGCTAATGTGGATGACACTCTTGCGGAGATGTTTCTGGAAGAAATACCACCAACAGAGGAACAATTAATT GCTGCCATTCGCCGAGCGACCATAAGGAGATGCTTCACTCCAGTTTTTGTTGGGTCTGCACTGAAGAACAAGGGGGTCCAG CCTCTCCTTGATGGTGTTGTGGATTACCTGCCTGAACCTTTTGAGGTGACAAATTTTGCCTTGGATGCTGAAAA TGCTGGGGAACAAGTGGAGATGAGCAGTGAACGGAGCTCTTCTCATCCCTTCGTAGGCCTGGCTTTCAAGCTCGAG GCCGGAAGGTACGGTCAGCTGACTTACCTCAGAGTGTACCAAGGCTTGTTAAAGCGAGGGGCTTATATCGTAAATACTCGGACCGGGAAACGTCTTAAGGTGCCAAGGATCGTCCGAATGCATTCGGACACTATGGAG GATGTTCAAGAGGCTGGTGCTGGCGATATATGTGCCTTATTTGGAGTGGAATGTGCATCTGGGGACACTTTTACTGTAGAAGGAGCCAAATCACTCTCTATG GAACCAATTTTTGTTCCTGATCCAGTTATTTCGCTCGCTGTAGAGGCAAAGAACAAG AATGATTTAGCTCAGTTCTCCAAAGCTCTTAGTCGATTCTCTCGTGAAGATCCAACATTCAGAGTGAGTTTCGACGATGAAAGCAAGGAG ACTATCATTTCTGGAATGGGAGAGCTTCATTTGGACATATACACCGAG agaATGCGAACAGAGTTTAACTGTCCTGTAATATCCGGTAAACCCAAGGTAGCCTTCAGAGAAACAATAAGCGGAAAGGCCAC GTTTGAGTATCTTCATAAAAAGCAGACAGGAGGAGCTGGCCAATATGGCCGAGTCATCGGCAGAATCGAG CCTATGCCACAAGAATCCCTCACAGAGCTCGAATTTGTCGATGAAACTGTGGGCATGAACATCCCCAAGAATTTTATTCCCTCTATAGAAAAG GGTTTCCTAGAAATTTGCGAGCGTGGCCTTCTCACAGGGCATAAGCTGGCTGGAATTCGTTTTGTCCTTGAAGATG GAGCGGCTCACGGAGTGGATTCCAGTGACCTCGCTTTCAGACTTGCAGCCATGGGAGCCATGAGAGAAG CGTTTCCTAATGCTTCTCCTCTGATTCTGGAGCCAATCATGTCAGTGGAGGTGAATATTCCCCAGGAATTCCAA GGAGTGGTGATTTCAGGCCTTAACCGTCGACACGGTGCAATCACTGGCACAGATGCGGCGGAAGGTTATGTTACAATTTATGCCGAG GTTCCACTAAACGACATGTTCGGTTACTCCACCGATTTACGGTCGCAAACACAG GGAAAAGGTGAATTCACAATGGAATACTGTAAATACTTGCCCGCCTCACAACAAGTACAAGCGGAGCTGATAGAAAAATTTAACGTGGAGAGACTCAAGAAAGCCAAAAGATAG
- the LOC131771047 gene encoding elongation factor G, mitochondrial isoform X1, with amino-acid sequence MIQSYSKIGLTLMQVPMNCLLKVKARFFASEATKDVSKIRNIGISAHIDSGKTTLTERLLFYTGRISQMHEVRGKDNVGATMDSMDLERQRGITIQSAATYVNWKDTNINIIDTPGHVDFTVEVERALRVLDGAILVLCAVGGVQSQTLTVNRQMKRYNVPCIAFINKLDRMGANPARVLSQIRAKLQHTAAFTQLPIGLESEVKGVIDLVRWKAYYFEGNHGSEVVEGVIPEDMVNECTTRRQELIETVANVDDTLAEMFLEEIPPTEEQLIAAIRRATIRRCFTPVFVGSALKNKGVQPLLDGVVDYLPEPFEVTNFALDAENAGEQVEMSSERSSSHPFVGLAFKLEAGRYGQLTYLRVYQGLLKRGAYIVNTRTGKRLKVPRIVRMHSDTMEDVQEAGAGDICALFGVECASGDTFTVEGAKSLSMEPIFVPDPVISLAVEAKNKNDLAQFSKALSRFSREDPTFRVSFDDESKETIISGMGELHLDIYTERMRTEFNCPVISGKPKVAFRETISGKATFEYLHKKQTGGAGQYGRVIGRIEPMPQESLTELEFVDETVGMNIPKNFIPSIEKGFLEICERGLLTGHKLAGIRFVLEDGAAHGVDSSDLAFRLAAMGAMREAFPNASPLILEPIMSVEVNIPQEFQGVVISGLNRRHGAITGTDAAEGYVTIYAEVPLNDMFGYSTDLRSQTQGKGEFTMEYCKYLPASQQVQAELIEKFNVERLKKAKR; translated from the exons atgatccagtcatattccaagattggcctcaCTTTAATGCAG gTGCCAATGAATTGCCTTCTCAAG GTGAAGGCTCGGTTTTTTGCCTCTGAAGCGACG AAGGATGTGTCAAAAATCAGAAATATTGGTATATCTGCCCATATTGACTCTGGAAAAACCACACTCACAGAGAGACTTTTGTTTTATACTGGAAGAATCAGTCAAATGCATGAG GTGCGAGGTAAGGACAATGTAGGAGCCACTATGGATTCCATGGATCTGGAACGACAGCGAGGAATAACCATACAG TCTGCAGCAACATATGTCAATTGGAAAGATACAAACATTAACATTATTGACACACCAG GACACGTGGATTTTACAGTAGAAGTGGAAAGAGCCCTGAGGGTTCTTGATGGTGCCATCCTGGTGTTATGTGCTGTTGGAGGGGTGCAG AGCCAGACGTTGACAGTAAATCGTCAAATGAAGCGTTACAATGTACCCTGTATTGCCTTTATCAATAAACTTGACAG aatggGAGCAAATCCAGCCAGAGTTTTAAGTCAAATTAG AGCAAAGTTACAACACACTGCAGCCTTCACCCAGTTGCCAATTGGTTTGGAATCTGAGGTAAAAGGAGTCATCGACCTTGTGCGATGGAAGGCTTATTACTTTGAGGGAAATCATGG GTCTGAAGTGGTAGAAGGTGTGATCCCTGAAGACATGGTCAATGAGTGTACAACAAGAAGACAGGAGCTGATAG AAACTGTGGCTAATGTGGATGACACTCTTGCGGAGATGTTTCTGGAAGAAATACCACCAACAGAGGAACAATTAATT GCTGCCATTCGCCGAGCGACCATAAGGAGATGCTTCACTCCAGTTTTTGTTGGGTCTGCACTGAAGAACAAGGGGGTCCAG CCTCTCCTTGATGGTGTTGTGGATTACCTGCCTGAACCTTTTGAGGTGACAAATTTTGCCTTGGATGCTGAAAA TGCTGGGGAACAAGTGGAGATGAGCAGTGAACGGAGCTCTTCTCATCCCTTCGTAGGCCTGGCTTTCAAGCTCGAG GCCGGAAGGTACGGTCAGCTGACTTACCTCAGAGTGTACCAAGGCTTGTTAAAGCGAGGGGCTTATATCGTAAATACTCGGACCGGGAAACGTCTTAAGGTGCCAAGGATCGTCCGAATGCATTCGGACACTATGGAG GATGTTCAAGAGGCTGGTGCTGGCGATATATGTGCCTTATTTGGAGTGGAATGTGCATCTGGGGACACTTTTACTGTAGAAGGAGCCAAATCACTCTCTATG GAACCAATTTTTGTTCCTGATCCAGTTATTTCGCTCGCTGTAGAGGCAAAGAACAAG AATGATTTAGCTCAGTTCTCCAAAGCTCTTAGTCGATTCTCTCGTGAAGATCCAACATTCAGAGTGAGTTTCGACGATGAAAGCAAGGAG ACTATCATTTCTGGAATGGGAGAGCTTCATTTGGACATATACACCGAG agaATGCGAACAGAGTTTAACTGTCCTGTAATATCCGGTAAACCCAAGGTAGCCTTCAGAGAAACAATAAGCGGAAAGGCCAC GTTTGAGTATCTTCATAAAAAGCAGACAGGAGGAGCTGGCCAATATGGCCGAGTCATCGGCAGAATCGAG CCTATGCCACAAGAATCCCTCACAGAGCTCGAATTTGTCGATGAAACTGTGGGCATGAACATCCCCAAGAATTTTATTCCCTCTATAGAAAAG GGTTTCCTAGAAATTTGCGAGCGTGGCCTTCTCACAGGGCATAAGCTGGCTGGAATTCGTTTTGTCCTTGAAGATG GAGCGGCTCACGGAGTGGATTCCAGTGACCTCGCTTTCAGACTTGCAGCCATGGGAGCCATGAGAGAAG CGTTTCCTAATGCTTCTCCTCTGATTCTGGAGCCAATCATGTCAGTGGAGGTGAATATTCCCCAGGAATTCCAA GGAGTGGTGATTTCAGGCCTTAACCGTCGACACGGTGCAATCACTGGCACAGATGCGGCGGAAGGTTATGTTACAATTTATGCCGAG GTTCCACTAAACGACATGTTCGGTTACTCCACCGATTTACGGTCGCAAACACAG GGAAAAGGTGAATTCACAATGGAATACTGTAAATACTTGCCCGCCTCACAACAAGTACAAGCGGAGCTGATAGAAAAATTTAACGTGGAGAGACTCAAGAAAGCCAAAAGATAG
- the LOC131771047 gene encoding elongation factor G, mitochondrial isoform X5, with product MHEVRGKDNVGATMDSMDLERQRGITIQSAATYVNWKDTNINIIDTPGHVDFTVEVERALRVLDGAILVLCAVGGVQSQTLTVNRQMKRYNVPCIAFINKLDRMGANPARVLSQIRAKLQHTAAFTQLPIGLESEVKGVIDLVRWKAYYFEGNHGSEVVEGVIPEDMVNECTTRRQELIETVANVDDTLAEMFLEEIPPTEEQLIAAIRRATIRRCFTPVFVGSALKNKGVQPLLDGVVDYLPEPFEVTNFALDAENAGEQVEMSSERSSSHPFVGLAFKLEAGRYGQLTYLRVYQGLLKRGAYIVNTRTGKRLKVPRIVRMHSDTMEDVQEAGAGDICALFGVECASGDTFTVEGAKSLSMEPIFVPDPVISLAVEAKNKNDLAQFSKALSRFSREDPTFRVSFDDESKETIISGMGELHLDIYTERMRTEFNCPVISGKPKVAFRETISGKATFEYLHKKQTGGAGQYGRVIGRIEPMPQESLTELEFVDETVGMNIPKNFIPSIEKGFLEICERGLLTGHKLAGIRFVLEDGAAHGVDSSDLAFRLAAMGAMREAFPNASPLILEPIMSVEVNIPQEFQGVVISGLNRRHGAITGTDAAEGYVTIYAEVPLNDMFGYSTDLRSQTQGKGEFTMEYCKYLPASQQVQAELIEKFNVERLKKAKR from the exons ATGCATGAG GTGCGAGGTAAGGACAATGTAGGAGCCACTATGGATTCCATGGATCTGGAACGACAGCGAGGAATAACCATACAG TCTGCAGCAACATATGTCAATTGGAAAGATACAAACATTAACATTATTGACACACCAG GACACGTGGATTTTACAGTAGAAGTGGAAAGAGCCCTGAGGGTTCTTGATGGTGCCATCCTGGTGTTATGTGCTGTTGGAGGGGTGCAG AGCCAGACGTTGACAGTAAATCGTCAAATGAAGCGTTACAATGTACCCTGTATTGCCTTTATCAATAAACTTGACAG aatggGAGCAAATCCAGCCAGAGTTTTAAGTCAAATTAG AGCAAAGTTACAACACACTGCAGCCTTCACCCAGTTGCCAATTGGTTTGGAATCTGAGGTAAAAGGAGTCATCGACCTTGTGCGATGGAAGGCTTATTACTTTGAGGGAAATCATGG GTCTGAAGTGGTAGAAGGTGTGATCCCTGAAGACATGGTCAATGAGTGTACAACAAGAAGACAGGAGCTGATAG AAACTGTGGCTAATGTGGATGACACTCTTGCGGAGATGTTTCTGGAAGAAATACCACCAACAGAGGAACAATTAATT GCTGCCATTCGCCGAGCGACCATAAGGAGATGCTTCACTCCAGTTTTTGTTGGGTCTGCACTGAAGAACAAGGGGGTCCAG CCTCTCCTTGATGGTGTTGTGGATTACCTGCCTGAACCTTTTGAGGTGACAAATTTTGCCTTGGATGCTGAAAA TGCTGGGGAACAAGTGGAGATGAGCAGTGAACGGAGCTCTTCTCATCCCTTCGTAGGCCTGGCTTTCAAGCTCGAG GCCGGAAGGTACGGTCAGCTGACTTACCTCAGAGTGTACCAAGGCTTGTTAAAGCGAGGGGCTTATATCGTAAATACTCGGACCGGGAAACGTCTTAAGGTGCCAAGGATCGTCCGAATGCATTCGGACACTATGGAG GATGTTCAAGAGGCTGGTGCTGGCGATATATGTGCCTTATTTGGAGTGGAATGTGCATCTGGGGACACTTTTACTGTAGAAGGAGCCAAATCACTCTCTATG GAACCAATTTTTGTTCCTGATCCAGTTATTTCGCTCGCTGTAGAGGCAAAGAACAAG AATGATTTAGCTCAGTTCTCCAAAGCTCTTAGTCGATTCTCTCGTGAAGATCCAACATTCAGAGTGAGTTTCGACGATGAAAGCAAGGAG ACTATCATTTCTGGAATGGGAGAGCTTCATTTGGACATATACACCGAG agaATGCGAACAGAGTTTAACTGTCCTGTAATATCCGGTAAACCCAAGGTAGCCTTCAGAGAAACAATAAGCGGAAAGGCCAC GTTTGAGTATCTTCATAAAAAGCAGACAGGAGGAGCTGGCCAATATGGCCGAGTCATCGGCAGAATCGAG CCTATGCCACAAGAATCCCTCACAGAGCTCGAATTTGTCGATGAAACTGTGGGCATGAACATCCCCAAGAATTTTATTCCCTCTATAGAAAAG GGTTTCCTAGAAATTTGCGAGCGTGGCCTTCTCACAGGGCATAAGCTGGCTGGAATTCGTTTTGTCCTTGAAGATG GAGCGGCTCACGGAGTGGATTCCAGTGACCTCGCTTTCAGACTTGCAGCCATGGGAGCCATGAGAGAAG CGTTTCCTAATGCTTCTCCTCTGATTCTGGAGCCAATCATGTCAGTGGAGGTGAATATTCCCCAGGAATTCCAA GGAGTGGTGATTTCAGGCCTTAACCGTCGACACGGTGCAATCACTGGCACAGATGCGGCGGAAGGTTATGTTACAATTTATGCCGAG GTTCCACTAAACGACATGTTCGGTTACTCCACCGATTTACGGTCGCAAACACAG GGAAAAGGTGAATTCACAATGGAATACTGTAAATACTTGCCCGCCTCACAACAAGTACAAGCGGAGCTGATAGAAAAATTTAACGTGGAGAGACTCAAGAAAGCCAAAAGATAG